The following are encoded together in the Xanthobacter autotrophicus Py2 genome:
- a CDS encoding putative acetyltransferase (KEGG: bra:BRADO5367 putative acetyltransferase): protein MRGPPVKVLGETPLIDPTAQVKASTLGRYTEVGARTKLLEVEMGDYSYVVNDADIAYARIGKFCSIAAMTRLNPGNHPTWRASQAHFTYRASAYFPGEEDEAEFFQWRRDQRLTLGHDVWIGHGAVVLAGRSVGTGAVVAAGAVVARDVPAYAIVAGVPARVVKERFPADIAARLQALGWWDWSHEQLRTALPDFRALPIEAFLEKYQG from the coding sequence TTGCGGGGGCCTCCTGTGAAGGTGCTGGGGGAGACCCCCCTCATCGATCCCACCGCGCAGGTGAAGGCCTCCACCCTCGGCCGCTATACCGAGGTGGGTGCCCGCACCAAGCTGCTCGAAGTGGAGATGGGTGACTATTCCTACGTGGTGAACGACGCCGACATCGCCTATGCGCGCATCGGCAAGTTCTGCTCCATCGCCGCCATGACGCGCCTCAACCCGGGCAACCACCCCACCTGGCGGGCCTCGCAGGCCCATTTCACCTATCGCGCCTCCGCCTATTTTCCCGGCGAGGAGGACGAGGCGGAGTTCTTCCAGTGGCGCCGCGACCAGCGCCTGACCCTCGGCCATGACGTGTGGATCGGCCATGGGGCCGTGGTGCTCGCCGGACGCAGCGTGGGCACCGGCGCGGTGGTGGCGGCAGGGGCGGTGGTGGCCAGGGATGTGCCGGCCTACGCCATCGTTGCCGGGGTGCCGGCGCGGGTGGTGAAGGAGCGCTTCCCGGCGGACATCGCCGCGCGCCTCCAGGCGCTGGGGTGGTGGGATTGGAGCCATGAGCAGCTTCGGACGGCCCTGCCGGACTTCCGCGCGCTCCCCATCGAGGCGTTCCTGGAGAAGTACCAAGGTTGA
- a CDS encoding protein of unknown function DUF1045 (PFAM: protein of unknown function DUF1045~KEGG: bbt:BBta_5861 hypothetical protein), translated as MTAPRYALYLAPPAESALWRFGSCVLGYDAQTGAEPACPDLPGFDAEAWHVATAEPRRYGFHGTLKAPFRLADGKTEQDLVDAAAACAAGHHPFEMPPLEVRAIGPFVALVPAVAAPKLDHLAASCVLELEGMRAQLSPADMARRKPDRLSARQMGYLETYGYPYVLDEFRFHMTLTGPLAEGERSHAMNALADAYRASGAEVPVNIGDIALYVQDTPATRFRILTRLPFGGEPCGGLL; from the coding sequence GTGACCGCCCCGCGCTATGCCCTTTATCTCGCGCCGCCCGCCGAGAGCGCCCTGTGGCGCTTCGGCTCGTGCGTGCTCGGCTACGATGCGCAGACCGGCGCCGAGCCGGCCTGCCCCGACCTGCCCGGATTCGATGCCGAGGCCTGGCATGTGGCCACCGCCGAGCCCCGACGCTACGGCTTCCACGGCACGCTGAAGGCGCCGTTCCGCCTTGCGGACGGAAAGACGGAACAGGACCTCGTGGATGCGGCCGCGGCCTGCGCCGCCGGCCACCATCCGTTCGAGATGCCGCCTCTGGAGGTCCGCGCCATCGGCCCGTTCGTGGCGCTGGTGCCGGCGGTGGCGGCGCCCAAGCTCGATCACCTCGCCGCCTCCTGCGTGCTGGAGCTGGAGGGCATGCGGGCACAGCTTTCGCCGGCGGACATGGCGCGGCGCAAGCCGGATCGCCTGTCGGCGCGGCAGATGGGCTATCTTGAAACCTACGGCTATCCCTATGTGCTGGACGAGTTCCGCTTCCACATGACGCTCACCGGCCCGCTGGCCGAGGGCGAGCGCAGCCACGCCATGAACGCCCTCGCCGACGCCTACCGGGCCAGCGGCGCGGAGGTGCCGGTGAACATTGGCGATATCGCCCTTTATGTGCAGGACACGCCCGCCACGCGCTTCCGCATCCTCACGCGCCTGCCGTTCGGGGGTGAGCCTTGCGGGGGCCTCCTGTGA